In a single window of the Sediminicoccus sp. KRV36 genome:
- a CDS encoding branched-chain amino acid aminotransferase, producing the protein MALVPFDDRDGVIWWNGEFRPWRESKLHVLSHGLHYASAVFEGERCYGGEIFKLREHTERLIQSGRILGFEIPYTAQQIDDACNETLLRNGLTNAYVRPIAWRGSEEMGVAARATKVQLAIAVWEWGAYFGVEQRMTGVNLAMAKWRRPHPETAPTASKAAGLYMIGTMSKEAAMDEGADDAMMLDWKGDLAEATGANAFFVMNGEVHTPKPTCFLDGITRRTVMALAQKRQMKVVERVIHPDELAQATEVFLAGTAAEVTPVRRIGARDFTPGTITETLMKDYDALVHRRG; encoded by the coding sequence ATGGCCCTGGTTCCCTTCGACGACCGCGACGGCGTGATCTGGTGGAATGGAGAGTTCCGCCCCTGGCGCGAATCCAAGCTGCACGTCCTCTCCCATGGTTTGCACTATGCCTCGGCCGTGTTCGAGGGCGAGCGCTGCTATGGCGGCGAAATCTTCAAGCTGCGCGAGCATACCGAGCGGCTGATCCAGTCCGGCCGCATCCTTGGCTTCGAAATCCCCTACACCGCCCAGCAGATCGATGATGCCTGCAACGAGACCCTCCTGCGCAATGGCCTGACCAACGCCTATGTCCGCCCCATCGCCTGGCGCGGCTCGGAGGAGATGGGGGTCGCCGCCCGCGCCACCAAGGTGCAGCTCGCCATCGCCGTCTGGGAATGGGGCGCCTATTTCGGCGTGGAGCAGCGCATGACGGGCGTGAACCTCGCCATGGCGAAGTGGCGCCGCCCGCACCCCGAGACCGCCCCCACCGCCAGCAAGGCCGCCGGCCTCTACATGATCGGCACCATGAGCAAGGAGGCCGCCATGGATGAAGGTGCGGATGATGCCATGATGCTCGACTGGAAGGGGGACCTCGCGGAGGCGACCGGCGCCAACGCCTTCTTCGTGATGAATGGCGAGGTGCACACGCCCAAGCCCACCTGCTTCCTGGACGGCATCACCCGCCGCACCGTGATGGCGCTGGCGCAGAAGCGCCAGATGAAGGTGGTGGAGCGCGTGATCCACCCCGATGAGCTGGCCCAGGCGACCGAGGTGTTCCTGGCCGGCACGGCGGCCGAGGTGACGCCGGTGCGCCGCATCGGCGCCCGGGATTTCACCCCC
- a CDS encoding MarR family transcriptional regulator, with protein sequence MKLTENGNMAAMPETLKSDNSPAPNTLGSGGTRSLLFLREEELRLAQDLLYFGYRDFTAGADRILATLEMGRAHHRVLHFVGRAPGIKVGELLAILDITKQSLGRVLQPMIEQGYVRQTPGLSDKRQRLLSLTEQGMALESRLFAAQREWVLRAYREAGPQAVEGFRQVMRGLMGPDARQQFEALERAAAPGRTTPAFSPNPAPRIETRGG encoded by the coding sequence ATGAAGCTGACCGAAAACGGGAACATGGCTGCCATGCCGGAAACACTGAAGTCCGACAATTCCCCCGCCCCCAACACCCTGGGATCGGGCGGCACCCGCAGCCTGCTCTTCCTGCGCGAGGAGGAGCTGCGCCTGGCGCAGGACCTGCTCTATTTCGGCTATCGCGACTTCACCGCCGGGGCGGACCGCATCCTCGCCACGCTGGAGATGGGGCGCGCGCATCACCGCGTGCTGCACTTCGTCGGCCGGGCGCCGGGCATCAAGGTGGGGGAGCTGCTGGCCATCCTGGACATCACCAAGCAATCGCTCGGCCGTGTGCTGCAGCCGATGATCGAGCAGGGCTATGTGCGGCAGACCCCGGGCCTTTCCGACAAGCGGCAGCGCCTGCTGAGCCTGACCGAGCAGGGCATGGCGCTGGAAAGCCGGCTGTTTGCCGCGCAGCGCGAATGGGTGCTGCGCGCCTATCGTGAGGCGGGGCCCCAGGCGGTGGAAGGCTTCCGCCAGGTGATGCGCGGCCTGATGGGCCCCGATGCCCGCCAGCAATTCGAAGCCCTGGAACGCGCCGCCGCCCCGGGCCGCACCACCCCCGCCTTTTCCCCCAATCCCGCCCCCCGCATCGAGACCAGAGGAGGCTGA
- a CDS encoding response regulator — protein MAEMSADILVVDDDSRLRALLQRFLTEQGHRVAVAGDAAEARAAIDAMAFDLLVLDVMMPGETGLQLAEHLRSEGHDTPILMLTARGDPDDRVAGFEHGADDYLAKPFDPRELALRIRTILRRVTPPAPPAALPEGPMQLGLRWFDAERCELRGPDGTQRLTGGEAALLTALARRAGEVLSREEIAVALGTPDAGERSVDVQVTRLRRKIETDPREPRFLHTIRHKGYVLRPGP, from the coding sequence ATGGCCGAGATGAGCGCCGACATCCTGGTGGTGGATGATGATTCCCGCCTGCGCGCGCTGTTGCAGCGCTTCCTGACCGAGCAGGGCCACCGCGTCGCCGTGGCGGGCGATGCGGCCGAGGCGCGTGCGGCGATCGACGCCATGGCCTTCGACCTCCTCGTCCTCGATGTGATGATGCCGGGCGAGACCGGGCTGCAACTGGCCGAGCATCTGCGCAGCGAAGGGCATGACACGCCCATCCTCATGCTCACCGCCCGTGGCGATCCCGATGACCGCGTGGCCGGCTTCGAGCATGGCGCCGATGACTACCTGGCCAAGCCCTTCGATCCGCGCGAATTGGCGCTGCGCATCCGCACCATCCTGCGCCGCGTCACGCCCCCGGCCCCGCCCGCCGCCCTGCCGGAAGGGCCGATGCAGCTGGGGCTGCGCTGGTTCGACGCCGAGCGCTGCGAATTGCGCGGCCCGGACGGCACGCAGCGCCTCACGGGCGGCGAGGCCGCCCTGCTCACGGCCCTCGCGCGGCGCGCGGGCGAAGTCCTCTCCCGCGAGGAGATCGCGGTCGCCCTCGGCACGCCCGATGCGGGCGAGCGCAGCGTGGATGTGCAGGTGACGCGCCTGCGCCGCAAGATCGAGACGGACCCGCGGGAGCCGCGCTTCCTGCACACCATCCGCCACAAGGGCTATGTGCTGAGGCCCGGCCCGTGA
- a CDS encoding ATP-binding protein — MKPALKRPDKPLLRRFGAFFPRGLLARTLLIMLLPLILLQLVALQLFYGGHLDVISRRLSAGLAGDVAFVAHLVDQAPEGMRNQILREGNWRLGVSLGFEPGQLLGTPPARPAWMPFLPLEEDLDHALRERMNFAFDADWHSDPQAIVIRVQTATGLLSVEAPRKRLFSNTLYVFVLWLVGSALLLSGIAVLFMKNQVRAIRRLAEASESFGLGRDTAPIKPEGAREVRQAALAFNAMQGRILRFVNQRTEMLAGISHDLRTPLTRMRLAIAMLPRSADTAEDLEALNQDLEEMERMVETYLAFARGEGIEAPRPSDLVELVEEMAAKARRSGANVEVRLPGILTLPLRADALKRALGNLLDNARRHAQRVAIGLAPVQEAGRNWAELTVDDDGPGIPAADRAEAFRPFSSGSATGTGLGLAIARDIVRAHGGEILLEESPMGGLRARMRLPV; from the coding sequence GTGAAGCCCGCCCTGAAGCGCCCGGACAAGCCGCTGCTGCGGCGGTTCGGCGCCTTCTTCCCGCGTGGCCTGCTGGCGCGCACCCTGCTGATCATGCTGCTGCCCTTGATCCTGCTGCAGCTTGTCGCGCTGCAGTTATTCTATGGCGGGCATCTGGATGTGATCTCGCGCCGGCTTTCCGCCGGGCTCGCCGGCGATGTCGCCTTCGTCGCGCATCTGGTGGACCAGGCGCCGGAGGGCATGCGCAACCAGATCCTGCGCGAGGGGAATTGGCGGCTAGGCGTCTCGCTCGGCTTCGAGCCGGGGCAGCTGCTCGGCACGCCGCCGGCGCGGCCGGCCTGGATGCCCTTCCTGCCGCTGGAGGAGGATCTGGACCATGCCCTGCGCGAGCGCATGAACTTCGCCTTCGACGCCGATTGGCACAGCGACCCGCAGGCCATCGTCATCCGCGTGCAGACCGCAACGGGGCTGCTCTCGGTGGAGGCGCCGCGCAAGCGGCTGTTCAGCAACACGCTCTATGTCTTCGTGCTCTGGCTGGTGGGCTCGGCGCTGCTGCTCTCGGGCATCGCGGTGCTGTTCATGAAGAACCAGGTGCGCGCCATCCGCCGCCTGGCCGAAGCCTCGGAATCCTTCGGCCTCGGGCGGGACACGGCACCCATCAAGCCCGAGGGCGCCCGCGAGGTGCGGCAGGCGGCACTCGCCTTCAACGCCATGCAGGGGCGCATCCTGCGCTTCGTGAACCAGCGCACCGAGATGCTGGCCGGCATCAGCCATGATCTGCGCACGCCGCTGACGCGCATGCGCCTCGCCATCGCCATGCTGCCGCGCTCGGCCGACACGGCGGAGGATCTGGAGGCGCTCAACCAGGATCTGGAAGAGATGGAGCGCATGGTGGAGACCTATCTCGCCTTCGCCCGCGGCGAAGGGATCGAGGCGCCGCGCCCCTCGGATCTGGTGGAGCTGGTGGAGGAAATGGCCGCCAAGGCGCGGCGCAGCGGTGCCAATGTGGAGGTCCGGCTGCCCGGCATCCTGACCCTGCCGCTGCGCGCCGATGCGCTGAAGCGGGCCCTGGGCAATCTGCTCGACAATGCGCGGCGGCATGCGCAGCGCGTGGCAATCGGCCTGGCACCGGTGCAGGAGGCCGGGCGGAACTGGGCGGAGCTGACGGTGGATGATGACGGCCCGGGCATCCCCGCCGCCGACCGCGCCGAGGCCTTCCGCCCCTTCAGCTCCGGCTCGGCCACCGGCACGGGGCTGGGCCTTGCCATCGCGCGGGATATCGTGCGCGCGCATGGCGGGGAGATCCTGCTGGAGGAAAGCCCGATGGGCGGGCTGCGCGCGCGCATGCGGCTGCCGGTTTAA
- a CDS encoding LLM class flavin-dependent oxidoreductase — translation MAQRQLHLGAFMRPVVIHTGGWRYPGAWPGANFSFPQLKQLIQTLEAGKFDAFFMADHLALLNMPIEALRRSHTATSFDPLTLLPALAAVTERIGLIATASTTYNDPYHVARKFASLDHISNGRAGWNLVTTANPDAAQNFGQDAHMAHGERYKRAREFYDVVTGLWDSFADDAFIRDAQSGIFWDPARMHVLNHVGPELSVRGPLNVARPVQGWPVIVQAGASDAGRQIAAETAEMVFAAGGPIAEAQAFYADVKGRAAALGRNPDHLKILPGVLVVVGATLEEARAKRALLDSLVHEESAIGALSIALGVDARDFDPDGPLPEIPETEASKSGRERAINMARRENLTVRQLAQRLGGYGGAAMVGTPASIADEMEAWLEGRACDGFNVMFPYVPGGLVDFVEQVVPELQRRGLFRRDYAGTTLREHLGLPRPANRFFG, via the coding sequence ATGGCGCAACGGCAGCTGCATCTGGGGGCCTTCATGCGCCCCGTCGTCATCCACACCGGCGGCTGGCGCTATCCGGGGGCCTGGCCTGGCGCCAATTTCAGCTTTCCGCAGCTGAAGCAGCTCATTCAGACGCTGGAGGCCGGCAAGTTCGACGCCTTCTTCATGGCGGATCACCTGGCGCTGCTGAACATGCCCATCGAGGCGCTGCGCCGCAGCCACACCGCCACCAGCTTTGATCCGCTGACGCTGCTGCCGGCCCTGGCCGCCGTGACGGAGCGCATCGGGCTGATCGCCACCGCCTCCACCACCTATAACGACCCCTATCATGTGGCGCGGAAATTCGCCTCGCTCGATCATATCTCGAACGGGCGGGCGGGCTGGAACCTCGTGACCACCGCGAACCCGGATGCGGCGCAGAATTTCGGCCAGGATGCGCATATGGCGCATGGCGAACGCTACAAGCGCGCCCGCGAATTCTACGATGTGGTGACCGGGCTGTGGGACAGCTTCGCCGATGACGCCTTCATCCGCGATGCGCAAAGCGGCATCTTCTGGGACCCCGCGCGGATGCATGTGCTGAACCATGTGGGGCCCGAGCTTTCGGTGCGCGGGCCGCTGAATGTGGCGCGCCCGGTGCAGGGCTGGCCGGTGATCGTGCAGGCCGGCGCCTCGGACGCCGGGCGGCAGATCGCGGCGGAAACCGCCGAGATGGTCTTCGCCGCCGGTGGTCCCATCGCCGAAGCCCAGGCCTTCTACGCCGATGTGAAGGGGCGCGCCGCAGCCCTTGGCCGCAACCCGGACCACCTCAAGATTCTGCCTGGCGTGCTGGTCGTGGTGGGCGCCACCCTGGAGGAAGCGCGGGCCAAGCGCGCCCTGCTGGACAGCCTGGTGCATGAGGAAAGCGCCATCGGCGCGCTGTCCATCGCGCTCGGCGTGGATGCGCGCGACTTCGACCCGGATGGCCCGCTGCCCGAGATCCCGGAGACGGAGGCCAGCAAATCCGGCCGCGAACGCGCCATCAACATGGCACGGCGGGAGAACCTCACGGTGCGGCAACTGGCGCAGCGCCTGGGCGGCTATGGCGGTGCCGCGATGGTGGGCACGCCGGCCAGCATCGCCGATGAGATGGAGGCCTGGCTGGAGGGCCGCGCCTGTGACGGCTTCAACGTGATGTTCCCCTATGTGCCAGGGGGCCTCGTGGATTTCGTCGAGCAGGTGGTGCCGGAATTGCAGCGCCGCGGATTGTTCCGGCGGGATTATGCGGGGACGACGCTGCGCGAGCATCTGGGGCTGCCACGGCCGGCCAATCGCTTTTTTGGCTGA
- a CDS encoding PAS domain-containing methyl-accepting chemotaxis protein yields MTNWLSHLIPSGAAGALSAVMAAHAAISFEPDGTIIEANPLFLEVMGYTLEEVRGRHHGMFLEPGTAESPEYRCFWDELRAGRHQSSQFKRLGKGGREIYIQATYCPVMGAGGQVVRIIKLASDITERSLRAADHDGQVAAIGRAQAVISFTLDAHILDANANFLAATGYGLSEIRGRHHRIFMDPAEAALPAYRQMWEALARGENCRGQFRRLGKGGREIWIEAAYTPILDMTGRPVKIVKYATDITAQMQERQRRVALGQEVDAELNEVGSTVSLTQNRAAEAVGRSRETAMSVQAVAAGAEQLAASVHEISRQIAEASRSTTAATGEADRATRMVTELVTAAEKITQVVRLITDIAGQTNLLALNATIEAARAGDAGKGFAVVASEVKGLAGQTARATEEIAAQVGQVQTAVEGAVAAIASIADAIARIDGITTGIAAAVEQQSGVTRDMSANMQSAAGAVESVNRSLEEIATAAASAEDKTRKVVETSKRLAA; encoded by the coding sequence ATGACGAACTGGCTCTCCCATCTCATTCCCTCGGGCGCGGCGGGGGCGCTTTCGGCGGTCATGGCCGCGCATGCGGCGATCAGCTTCGAGCCCGATGGCACCATCATCGAGGCGAATCCGCTGTTCCTGGAGGTGATGGGCTACACGCTGGAAGAGGTGCGCGGCCGCCATCACGGGATGTTCCTGGAGCCCGGCACCGCCGAAAGCCCGGAATACCGCTGCTTCTGGGATGAGCTGCGCGCCGGGCGCCACCAATCCTCCCAGTTCAAGCGCCTCGGCAAGGGCGGGCGGGAGATCTACATCCAGGCCACCTATTGCCCGGTGATGGGCGCCGGGGGCCAGGTGGTGCGCATCATCAAGCTCGCTTCCGACATCACCGAGCGCAGCCTGCGCGCGGCCGATCATGATGGCCAGGTGGCCGCCATCGGCCGGGCCCAGGCGGTGATCAGCTTCACGCTGGATGCCCATATCCTCGACGCCAATGCCAATTTCCTGGCCGCGACAGGCTATGGCCTCAGCGAAATCCGGGGCCGGCACCACCGCATCTTCATGGACCCGGCCGAAGCCGCGCTGCCGGCCTATCGCCAGATGTGGGAGGCGCTGGCGCGTGGCGAAAACTGCCGCGGCCAGTTCCGCCGCCTGGGCAAGGGCGGCCGCGAAATCTGGATCGAGGCCGCCTATACCCCCATCCTCGACATGACCGGCCGCCCGGTGAAGATCGTCAAATACGCGACCGACATCACGGCGCAGATGCAGGAACGCCAGCGCCGCGTCGCCCTCGGCCAGGAGGTGGACGCCGAGCTGAACGAGGTGGGCAGCACCGTCTCCCTCACCCAGAATCGCGCCGCCGAGGCCGTCGGCCGCTCGCGCGAGACGGCGATGAGCGTGCAGGCCGTGGCGGCCGGCGCCGAGCAATTGGCGGCCTCGGTCCATGAGATCAGCCGCCAGATCGCCGAGGCGTCCCGCTCCACCACCGCCGCCACGGGCGAGGCGGACCGGGCCACGCGCATGGTGACGGAACTGGTCACGGCGGCCGAGAAGATCACCCAGGTGGTGCGCCTCATCACCGATATCGCGGGGCAGACCAACCTGCTGGCGCTGAACGCCACCATCGAGGCGGCGCGGGCGGGGGATGCGGGCAAGGGTTTCGCCGTCGTCGCCTCCGAGGTGAAGGGGTTGGCGGGGCAGACGGCCCGCGCCACGGAGGAGATTGCCGCCCAGGTCGGCCAGGTGCAGACCGCCGTGGAAGGCGCCGTGGCCGCCATCGCCTCCATCGCCGATGCGATTGCGCGGATTGATGGCATCACCACCGGCATCGCCGCCGCGGTGGAGCAGCAAAGCGGCGTCACGCGCGACATGTCCGCCAATATGCAATCCGCGGCGGGTGCGGTGGAGAGTGTCAATCGCAGCCTGGAGGAGATCGCCACCGCCGCCGCCAGCGCGGAGGACAAGACGCGCAAGGTGGTGGAGACGTCCAAGCGGCTGGCGGCTTAG
- a CDS encoding tripartite tricarboxylate transporter substrate binding protein, which yields MKLPRRDLLALPLAAPLPLAAPLGWARDSAAQTAEFPSRPVTMVVGFPPGGQADLAARPVAAAMERNLRQAVVVQNRPGGAGAIGSGFVARAPADGQTLLMALSSLAVIPEAEKLFGRAPPYTVEQFAPIGLVNADPTMLAVPASAPWRNLAEFVAAARARPGDIPYGSSGAYGTLHVAMEMFAAAARIRLLHVPFQGAGPAITALLSGNIQALATAPGTLTQHVQTGRLRVLGCWGRERAPAFPEVPTFIEAGFGEVEFYIWAGLFAPVATPAPIQLRLRESLRQAMQDADLLRAFETAGSPPRYLDAPDFARFFAEDSARLVAAVQRIGRVE from the coding sequence ATGAAGCTCCCGCGCCGCGACCTGCTCGCCCTGCCCTTGGCCGCGCCCCTGCCCTTGGCCGCGCCCTTGGGCTGGGCGCGCGATTCCGCCGCGCAGACGGCTGAATTCCCGAGCCGCCCCGTCACCATGGTCGTGGGCTTTCCGCCCGGCGGCCAGGCGGACCTTGCCGCGCGCCCGGTTGCCGCCGCCATGGAGCGCAACCTCCGCCAGGCGGTGGTGGTGCAGAACCGGCCGGGCGGCGCCGGGGCCATCGGCTCGGGCTTCGTCGCCCGCGCCCCCGCCGATGGGCAGACGCTGCTCATGGCGCTCTCCTCCCTTGCCGTCATCCCCGAGGCGGAAAAGCTGTTTGGCCGCGCGCCGCCCTATACGGTGGAGCAATTCGCCCCGATCGGGCTGGTGAATGCCGACCCCACGATGCTGGCCGTGCCGGCCAGCGCCCCCTGGCGGAACCTCGCGGAATTCGTGGCCGCCGCGCGCGCCCGGCCGGGCGATATCCCCTATGGCTCCTCGGGCGCCTATGGCACGCTGCATGTGGCGATGGAGATGTTTGCGGCCGCCGCACGGATTCGCCTGCTGCATGTCCCCTTCCAGGGGGCGGGCCCGGCCATCACGGCGCTGCTCTCCGGCAATATCCAGGCGCTGGCGACCGCGCCCGGCACCCTCACGCAGCATGTGCAGACCGGCCGGCTGCGCGTTCTGGGCTGCTGGGGGCGCGAACGCGCGCCGGCCTTCCCCGAGGTGCCGACCTTCATCGAGGCTGGCTTCGGGGAGGTGGAGTTCTACATCTGGGCCGGGCTTTTCGCGCCCGTCGCCACACCGGCGCCGATCCAGCTGCGGCTGCGCGAAAGCCTGCGCCAGGCCATGCAGGATGCCGATCTGCTGCGCGCCTTCGAGACGGCGGGTTCCCCCCCGCGCTATCTCGACGCACCGGATTTCGCGCGCTTCTTCGCCGAGGATTCCGCCCGGCTCGTGGCCGCCGTCCAGCGCATCGGCCGCGTCGAGTAG
- a CDS encoding fumarylacetoacetate hydrolase family protein yields MRLVTFTDGMGTRVGALDASGAVRDITALDPSLPRDMLGLIASGRIAAGRVPAVMEAPIVTEARLLAPIPRPPKNVFCVGKNYHEHAKEFAGSGFDGGAKDVVPPFPVVFSKPHTSIIATGEPILGHLDPTGGLDYEGELGVVIGKGGRGITKADALKHVFGYTIINDVTARHLQKRHSQWILGKGLDSFCPMGPAILTADEVPDPTALTLTTWVNGEQRQHAPVSDLIFDVPTLIEAISAAITLEPGDVIATGTPAGVGIGFTPPRFLASGDVVRIEVPGIGTLENRVA; encoded by the coding sequence GTGCGGCTTGTGACCTTTACCGATGGCATGGGCACCCGGGTGGGTGCGCTTGATGCCTCCGGCGCCGTGCGCGACATCACCGCCCTCGATCCCTCCCTGCCGCGGGACATGCTGGGCCTCATCGCGTCCGGCCGCATCGCGGCGGGCCGCGTGCCGGCCGTGATGGAAGCCCCCATCGTCACCGAGGCGCGGCTGCTGGCGCCGATCCCGCGCCCGCCGAAGAACGTGTTCTGCGTCGGCAAGAACTACCATGAGCACGCCAAGGAATTCGCGGGCTCCGGCTTCGATGGTGGCGCCAAGGATGTGGTGCCGCCCTTTCCCGTGGTGTTCAGCAAGCCACACACCAGCATCATCGCGACCGGCGAGCCCATCCTGGGCCACCTCGATCCCACGGGCGGCCTGGATTACGAGGGCGAACTGGGTGTCGTCATCGGCAAGGGTGGGCGCGGCATCACCAAGGCTGACGCGCTGAAGCATGTCTTTGGCTACACCATCATCAATGACGTGACGGCGCGGCATCTGCAGAAGCGCCACAGCCAATGGATCCTCGGCAAGGGGCTGGACAGCTTCTGCCCCATGGGCCCCGCCATCCTGACGGCCGACGAGGTGCCCGACCCCACGGCGCTGACCCTCACCACCTGGGTGAATGGCGAGCAGCGGCAGCATGCCCCCGTCAGTGACCTCATCTTCGACGTGCCCACGCTGATCGAAGCGATCAGCGCCGCCATCACGCTGGAGCCGGGTGACGTCATTGCCACCGGCACCCCGGCGGGGGTGGGCATCGGCTTCACGCCGCCGCGTTTCCTCGCCTCGGGGGATGTGGTGCGGATTGAAGTTCCGGGAATCGGGACCCTGGAGAATCGGGTGGCCTGA
- a CDS encoding amidase, with translation MTQTDPALMEAEELLTLFARRALSPVEALKAVTERIARMNPWVNAFAALNPRALQQAGESEARWAAGRPMGGLDGVPVTVKDLLNVAGFPTRRGSRTTDATPATEDAPSVLGLKLAGAVIIGKTTTTEFGWKSPGDCPLHGITRNPWNRERTPGGSSSGAGAAAAACFGPLHIGTDAGGSIRIPAAFCGVVGVKPSFGRVPQWPLGAFANVAVAGPMARGVRDAALMMNAMARHDLRDPFCLPDEKRDWRDGIEEGVTGLRVALVRRMGFDAPLDAEGETALMQAARALEAAGAIIEEADPELPDTRAIFGRVWGVALSRLLASVPEEKRHLLDDGIAEVAAAEGQMSAVDFLAADALRIEAAHAMARFHQRYDLMLTPCTPTAAFGADQPTIQPRMALWRDWAPWTFTHNLTRQPAISVPVGLDSEGMPRAVQVAAALYRDDLCFQAARVIELALQTPAAPPL, from the coding sequence ATGACCCAGACCGACCCTGCCCTGATGGAAGCCGAAGAGCTTCTGACGCTCTTTGCCCGCCGCGCCCTCTCACCGGTCGAGGCGCTGAAGGCCGTGACCGAGCGCATCGCCCGCATGAACCCCTGGGTGAATGCCTTCGCCGCCCTCAATCCCCGCGCCCTGCAACAGGCGGGCGAGAGTGAGGCGCGCTGGGCGGCGGGGCGCCCCATGGGGGGGCTGGATGGCGTGCCCGTCACGGTGAAGGATCTGCTGAACGTCGCGGGCTTCCCGACGCGGCGCGGCAGCCGCACCACGGACGCCACCCCCGCCACCGAAGATGCGCCCTCGGTGCTCGGCCTCAAGCTCGCGGGTGCGGTCATCATCGGCAAGACCACCACCACGGAATTCGGCTGGAAGTCGCCGGGCGATTGCCCGCTGCACGGCATCACCCGCAACCCCTGGAATCGCGAGCGCACGCCGGGCGGTTCCTCCAGCGGGGCAGGGGCCGCAGCCGCCGCCTGCTTCGGGCCCTTGCATATCGGCACGGATGCCGGCGGTTCGATCCGCATCCCGGCGGCGTTTTGCGGCGTGGTGGGCGTGAAGCCCAGCTTCGGGCGCGTGCCGCAATGGCCGCTCGGCGCCTTCGCCAATGTCGCCGTCGCCGGCCCCATGGCGCGCGGCGTGCGGGATGCGGCGCTGATGATGAACGCCATGGCCCGGCATGACCTGCGCGACCCCTTCTGCCTGCCAGATGAAAAGCGCGACTGGCGGGACGGCATCGAGGAGGGTGTGACCGGCCTGCGCGTCGCCCTGGTCCGCCGCATGGGCTTTGACGCGCCCCTCGATGCCGAGGGCGAGACGGCGCTGATGCAGGCCGCCCGCGCCCTCGAAGCCGCCGGCGCCATCATCGAGGAAGCCGACCCGGAATTGCCGGACACGCGCGCCATTTTCGGCCGTGTCTGGGGGGTGGCACTTTCCCGCCTGCTGGCCTCCGTGCCCGAGGAAAAGCGGCATCTGCTGGATGACGGCATCGCCGAGGTCGCCGCCGCCGAGGGCCAGATGAGTGCGGTGGATTTCCTCGCCGCCGATGCGCTGCGGATCGAGGCGGCGCACGCCATGGCGCGCTTCCACCAGCGTTATGACCTGATGCTGACGCCCTGCACGCCGACCGCGGCGTTCGGCGCGGATCAGCCGACCATCCAGCCCCGCATGGCGCTGTGGCGCGATTGGGCGCCCTGGACCTTCACCCACAACCTCACGCGCCAGCCGGCGATCTCGGTGCCCGTCGGGCTGGATTCCGAGGGCATGCCCCGCGCCGTGCAGGTGGCTGCCGCCCTCTACCGGGATGACCTGTGCTTCCAGGCGGCGCGCGTGATCGAACTGGCGCTGCAGACACCCGCCGCCCCGCCGCTGTAG